The proteins below are encoded in one region of Misgurnus anguillicaudatus chromosome 24, ASM2758022v2, whole genome shotgun sequence:
- the rhoub gene encoding ras homolog family member Ub: MDYSNLMAPPVPPHKPRTPSLAHGQGRLLKCVFLGDGAVGKTSLIVSYTTNGYPTKYVPTAFDDFSAVVQVDGQPVRLQLCDTAGQDEFDKLRHFCYTRTDVLLLCFSVVSPASFQNVSEKWVPEIRRRCPLTPVLLVGTQCDLRQDVKVLIELARRREQPVPEEDARVLADKVGAVAYVECSSLTQKNLKEVFDAAISVGLRHSDRRARRERKVNSTADKIKIISKSWWKKYICIQ; encoded by the exons ATGGATTATAGTAACCTGATGGCGCCTCCGGTACCGCCGCACAAACCCAGAACTCCCAGCCTCGCGCACGGACAGGGCAGGCTGTTAAAGTGCGTGTTTCTCGGCGACGGAGCCGTGGGGAAAACCAGCCTGATTGTCAGCTACACGACGAACGGATATCCTACGAAATACGTGCCGACAGCCTTTGACGACTTCTCAG cgGTTGTACAGGTGGATGGTCAGCCTGTCAGACTTCAGCTGTGTGACACTGCTGGACAG GACGAATTCGATAAATTGCGTCACTTCTGCTACACGCGAACCGACGTCCTCCTGTTGTGCTTCAGTGTGGTTAGCCCCGCCTCCTTCCAGAACGTCAGCGAGAAATGGGTACCGGAGATTCGCCGCCGTTGTCCCCTCACACCCGTGTTGCTGGTGGGCACCCAGTGCGACCTGCGCCAGGACGTCAAGGTCCTCATCGAACTGGCACGCAGACGCGAGCAACCCGTCCCGGAAGAGGACGCCCGCGTGCTCGCGGACAAAGTCGGAGCGGTAGCCTACGTGGAATGCTCCTCCCTCACACAGAAAAACTTGAAGGAGGTGTTCGACGCCGCCATCTCCGTAGGCCTCCGACATTCAGACCGGAGAGCAAGGAGAGAACGGAAGGTCAACAGTACTGCTGATAAAATCAAAATAATCTCAAAGTCATGGTGGAAAAAATATATCTGCATACAGTAG
- the rtn2a gene encoding reticulon-2a isoform X5, protein MTSTVMDLIYWKDMERTGVVFTGLVVGLLSLFQLSIITVVSTLSLAIMCFTISVRIYYKLLHVLQLGDGVNPFQSYLDLDISLKEETQHYMQKAILLACHAVDTLRNLIFVSNLFNSLKFLLLMYLVTYLGNLCNGLTLLIISVIAVFSVPLVYSRHQDKVDSCFAAVQARIENMKDFFRRLAQGGGPPHDPTPGGAKPKAH, encoded by the exons atgACCAGTACAG TAATGGACCTGATCTACTGGAAGGATATGGAGCGCACAGGCGTGGTGTTCACTGGCCTGGTGGTGGGGCTGCTGTCTCTCTTTCAGCTCAGCATCATCACTGTGGTGTCCACCCTCTCGCTGGCCATCATGTGCTTCACCATCTCAGTGAGAATCTACTACAAACTACTGCATGTGCTCCAGCTGGGAGACGGAGTAAACCCCTTTCA GTCATATCTAGATTTGGACATCAGTTTAAAAGAAGAGACTCAGCACTACATGCAAAAGGCCATTTTGTTGGCCTGTCATGCTGTGGACACACTGAGGAACCTCATCTTTGTAAGCAACCTGTTCAACTCGCTCAAG ttcTTGTTGTTGATGTACCTGGTGACGTACCTGGGAAACCTCTGTAATGGCCTGACCCTGCTCATCATAA GTGTGATTGCAGTCTTCTCTGTACCTCTGGTCTACAGTCGGCATCAG GATAAAGTAGACAGCTGCTTTGCAGCGGTACAAGCTCGTATTGAGAACATGAAGGACTT CTTTCGTCGGCTGGCTCAGGGTGGTGGCCCACCCCATGACCCCACACCCGGTGGAGCTAAACCCAAAGCCCATTGA